Proteins from a single region of Ziziphus jujuba cultivar Dongzao chromosome 1, ASM3175591v1:
- the LOC107423011 gene encoding anaphase-promoting complex subunit 4 — protein sequence MSLLKKQVEKQKARLQPSLSSFSAPPPTNLPRRPFQAKLIFFFSFSIFPAPLRPLLILVMETEECQRVLPFQLQFDKPVTSQIKIAEWNPEKDLLAMVTEDSKILLHRFNWQRLWTIAPGRSITSLCWRPDGKAIAVGLEDGTVSLHDVENGKLLRSLKSHTVAVVCLNWEEDGQHIGDDSGGISTYEDRTSRFFPPAPRVPRMPGLVAGDTSFMDETEDSFQELSNSSQQRFNILCSGDKDGIICFSIFGIFPIGKINIHKCCISPPSIDKQECQLLDASISKVALSKDLCRLIVICSGELIKDGVQSENRQMSGHGLHGLHCLVLDTSIFWKRKNELHLVAQQASNIEELTEVIRASLSVMSKQWSDAMNTFHEKFDSLSNLIIDHGLDSSPQEEFLSLLGGARTSPPVHQFLVNSLGEVGVKRVSKVVCGAGKELQHIVLNHFQPAAEIIGFRMGELRGLSRWRTRYQGIGLDETLISNATENAGMIIVQVEWFMRLLSSVVQQFSNFFNWLLKCIKLLMSEPSDQLLPYNSELVIIFLKFLYDRDPVRQLLEASDADDTIEIDLETMQRVKELVQFGGFSDCEYLQRTLAKEFQQMESSFKEAFLMPFTSISRKILCEDLFPLFPLPPSWGSVLVPMSVSYYEDSSLSCQQTCQRRFIDYISFQIPDDSFSNIANCIGIVRGFTHDLSSVKKGCSSLEAVLLSVPEGYQCVDLSLYKESQIVLLLNETNTNSESSGDACMLIVQAKDLPFVSISQSTCPNFWKLLQLKDYLAYLQMENEKVRSIPHSVIAPLAVSSSRGVACVFAARKRALVYILEEDEDEVSDAE from the exons ATGAGCCTACTGAAGAAGCaagttgaaaaacaaaaagcccGCCTTCAGCCTTCACTCTCTTCCTTTTCGGCTCCTCCTCCAACCAATCTCCCTCGTCGTCCATTTCAGGCTaaactcattttcttcttctccttctctatCTTTCCCGCGCCATTACGCCCCCTTct AATTTTAGTAATGGAAACCGAGGAGTGCCAACGAGTGCTTCCATTTCAGCTTCAGTTCGACAAACCAGTCACATCTCAG ATTAAAATCGCAGAGTGGAACCCCGAGAAAGATTTGCTGGCTATGGTCACAGAGGACTCCAAGATTTTGCTGCACCGTTTTAATTGGCAGAGACTCTGGACAATCGCTCCTG gaAGGTCTATAACATCCTTATGTTGGCGTCCCGATGGTAAAGCCATAGCTGTTGGACTTGAGGATGGAACAGTTTCATTGCATGATGTTGAA AATGGGAAGTTGTTGCGAAGCTTAAAATCCCATACTGTTGCTGTTGTTTGTCTAAACTGGGAGGAGGATGGGCAGCATATTGGA GATGACTCTGGTGGTATATCTACCTATGAAGATCGTACTTCTCGTTTCTTTCCGCCAGCTCCAAGGGTTCCTCGGATGCCAGGTCTGGTAGCTGGAGATACCAGCTTCATGGATGAAACTGAGGATTCATTCCAAGAGCTGTCAAATTCTTCACAACAACGTTTCAACATCCTTTGCAGTGGAGACAAAGATGGAATAATTTGTTTTAGCATATTTGGCATTTTTCCAATAGGCAAAATT AACATACATAAGTGTTGTATTTCTCCTCCATCAATTGATAAGCAAGAGTGCCAACTTTTGGATGCTTCCATTTCCAAG GTTGCTTTGTCAAAAGATCTTTGCCGCTTGATAGTCATCTGCTCAGGAGAATTAATTAAGGATGGGGTACAATCAGAAAACAGACAGATGTCTGGACATGGTTTGCATGGATTGCATTGCCTAGTGCTCGATACTTCTATATTTTGGAAGAG GAAAAATGAGCTCCATCTAGTGGCTCAGCAAGCTtctaacattgaggaattgacTGAGGTTATCCGGGCATCGCTATCTGTCATGTCTAAGCAGTGGTCTGATGCTATGAACACTTTTCACGAAAAGTTTGATTCTCTGTCTAATCTTATTATTGATCATG GGCTTGATTCCTCTCCCCAAGAGGAGTTTTTGAGCCTTTTAGGTGGTGCGCGAACGAGTCCTCCAGTTCATCAATTTTTAGTTAACTCTCTTGGAGAAGTG GGTGTGAAGCGTGTGTCAAAGGTTGTCTGTGGTGCTGGAAAAGAACTTCAACATATTGTCCTAAATCATTTCCAG CCTGCTGCAGAAATTATTGGATTCAGGATGGGAGAATTGAGAGGTCTTTCTAGGTGGCGGACACGCTATCAGGGTATTGGCTTGGATGAGACTCTCATTAGTAATGCAACAGAAAATGCTGGAATGATAATTGTACAAGTTGAATGGTTTATGAGGCTGCTTTCATCTGTGGTGCAGCAG TTTTCAAATTTCTTCAACTGGCTTTTGAAATGTATAAAGCTACTAATGTCTGAACCTAGTGATCAGCTTCTACCATACAACAG TGAACTTGTTATTATATTCTTGAAGTTTCTTTATGATCGAGATCCTGTTAGGCAGTTGCTGGAAGCATCAGATGCGGATGACactattgaaattgattt GGAGACAATGCAGAGAGTTAAAGAACTAGTTCAGTTTGGTGGGTTTTCAGATTGTGAATATCTGCAAAGAACATTGGCTAAAGAATTTCAACAAATGGAATCTAG TTTCAAGGAGGCTTTTCTCATGCCCTTTACTTCAATTTCAAGAAAGATACTTTGTGAGGATTTGTTTCCACTCTTCCCTCTTCCACCTTCGTGGGGGTCCGTGTTAGTTCCTATGTCTGTATCATACTACGAG gattcctctctatcttgtcaGCAGACTTGTCAAAGAAGGTTTATTGATTACATATCTTTCCAAATACCAGACGACTCTTTTTCAAATATTGCAAACTGTATAGGAATAGTAAGAGGGTTTACACATGATTTGAGCTCTGTGAAGAAGGGCTGTAGTTCACTTGAAGCTGTATTATTAAGTGTCCCTGAGGGTTATCAATGTGTGGATCTGTCCTTATATAAG GAGAGTCAGATAGTCTTGTTATTAAATGAAACAAATACCAATTCTGAAAGCTCTGGAGATGCCTGCATGCTGATTGTGCAAGCAAAGGACCTTCCATTCGTATCTATCTCACAATCCACTTGTCCAAACTTTTGGAAGTTGCTTCAGTTAAAG GACTATCTTGCTTACCTGCAAATGGAGAATGAGAAAGTTCGCAGCATACCTCACTCTGTAATAGCTCCTTTGGCAGTTAGCT CATCGAGAGGTGTGGCTTGTGTTTTCGCTGCAAGAAAGCGTGCGTTGGTCTACATTCTGGAGGAAGATGAGGATGAAGTCTCAGATGCAGAATAA
- the LOC107423105 gene encoding calmodulin-binding protein 60 B, translated as MHTRYMERSNSMAREKRSLDSTSAEEGQPDRKRPALASVIVEALKVDSLQKLCSSLEPILRRVVSEEVERALAKLGPAKLTTRSSPKRIEGPDGRNLQLYFRSRLSLPLFTGGKVEGEQGAAIHIVLIDANTGHAVTSGPESSVKLDVVVLEGDFNNEDDDNWTQEEFDSHVVKEREGKRPLLTGDLQVTLKEGVGTLGDLTFTDNSSWIRSRKFRLGLKVALGYCEGIRIREAKTDAFTVKDHRGELYKKHYPPALNDEVWRLEKIGKDGSFHKRLNKAGIFTVEDFLRLVVRDSQRLRNILGSGMSNKMWDALVEHAKTCVLSGKLYVYYPDDARNVGVVFNNIYELSGLIANGQYYSADSLSESQKVYVDTLVKKAYENWMHVVEYDGKSLLGFKQPNSSDASQAEAPRVSEEYTNSFDQQFTLQNLPVPVPSDQPTMDPGLAVGGYDNMATRFSMQSQNVNLNTSIQFDSSSFALQNQLPSTSHQAQFQRAENVLALGPPQSSASGFQNIGTSNLNSFRGVEDFFSEEDIRMRSHEMLENEDMQHLLRIINMGGHGHGSINVSEDGIPYSSAYMGTPSLNYNFDDDRSRSSGKAVVGWLKLKAALRWGIFIRKKAAERRAQLVELDDS; from the exons ATGCATACGAGGTACATGGAGAGATCGAACAGCATGGCAAGGGAGAAGCGAAGTTTGGATTCAACATCTGCGGAAGAAGGTCAGCCCGATAGGAAACGCCCTGCCCTGGCtag TGTAATTGTTGAAGCTCTAAAGGTGGATAGTCTGCAAAAACTTTGCTCATCATTGGAGCCTATTCTTCGTAGAGTT GTTAGTGAAGAGGTGGAGCGTGCTTTAGCAAAATTAGGACCGGCAAAGCTTACTACAAG GTCTTCTCCTAAACGCATAGAAGGGCCTGATGGAAGAAACTTGCAGCTGTACTTCAGATCCAGGTTGTCCCTTCCTCTTTTCACTGGCGGGAAAGTAGAAGGGGAGCAGGGTGCTGCAATCCACATTGTCTTGATTGATGCAAACACAGGCCACGCTGTCACATCAGGTCCAGAGTCCTCTGTGAAACTAGATGTTGTTGTTCTTGAAGGTGATTTTAACAATGAGGATGATGATAACTGGACTCAAGAAGAATTTGACAGTCATGTGGTAAAAGAGCGTGAAGGAAAGAGGCCATTACTAACAGGGGATTTGCAAGTGACACTGAAGGAAGGTGTAGGAACACTAGGGGACCTGACATTTACAGACAATTCTAGCTGGATTCGGAGCAGGAAGTTTAGACTTGGTTTGAAGGTTGCCTTGGGCTACTGTGAAGGCATTCGCATACGTGAAGCAAAAACTGATGCCTTTACTGTTAAGGATCACCGTGGAGAAT TATACAAAAAACACTATCCACCTGCATTGAATGATGAGGTTTGGAGATTAGAGAAAATTGGAAAGGATGGGTCATTTCACAAGAGGCTTAATAAAGCTGGAATATTTACAGTTGAAGACTTCCTGAGACTTGTGGTTAGAGACTCACAGAGATTGCGAAAT ATTCTGGGAAGTGGCATGTCCAATAAGATGTGGGATGCACTTGTGGAGCATGCGAAGACCTGTGTTCTCAGTGGGAAGCTTTATGTGTATTATCCTGATGATGCAAGGAATGTTGGTGTTGTTTTTAACAATATCTACGAGTTGAGTGGCTTAATTGCTAATGGACAATATTACTCAGCTGATTCTCTTTCTGAAAGTCAGAAG GTTTATGTAGACACTTTGGTGAAGAAGGCATATGAAAATTGGATGCATGTTGTAGAGTATGATGGCAAGTCTCTACTAGGCTTTAAACAGCCCAATAGTTCAGATGCTTCTCAAGCTGAGGCTCCAAGGGTCTCAGAGGAGTATACAAACTCATTTGACCAGCAGTTCACACTACAAAACCTGCCAGTACCAGTTCCTTCTGATCAGCCCACTATGGATCCAGGCCTAGCTGTTGGAG gTTATGATAATATGGCTACCAGATTCTCAATGCAATCACAGAACGTCAATCTCAATACTTCTATTCAGTTTGATAGTTCTTCATTTGCTCTACAGAATCAGTTACCCAGCACTTCGCACCAGGCCCAATTTCAAAGAGCTGAAAATGTTCTTGCCCTTGGTCCACCACAGTCATCCGCATCAGGCTTTCAGAATATTGGAACATCCAATCTTAATTCTTTTAGGGGGGTTGAAGACTTCTTCTCAGAGGAAGACATTCGTATGAGGAGCCATGAGATGCTTGAAAATGAAGATATGCAGCATTTGCTTCGTATCATTAACATGGGAGGCCATGGTCATGGATCTATCAATGTTTCAGAAGATGGTATTCCATATTCATCAGCATATATGGGCACACCATCTCTAAACTACAACTTTGATGATGATCGCTCACGTTCTTCTGGCAAAGCTGTTGTAGGGTGGCTGAAGCTCAAGGCAGCCCTTCGGTGGGGCATTTTTATCAGGAAAAAGGCTGCTGAGAGACGGGCCCAGCTTGTCGAGTTGGATGATTCATAA
- the LOC107423028 gene encoding ribosomal RNA-processing protein 17 codes for MADEGEEEQPIVGQQARGRHIKKRALKNKALSVTFDEKDLRNYVTGFHKRKKKRRKEAQKKQEEAQRRKRIEDRKKRKLERELVIYGGAPPANGSASDGSDVPEEDEDGEPLASISGTTTYDNGDTKVTVMTSEISHEEEIYPNEKTGTTTVPKLIGAVREHNLPVKKKPFKRVTKHKSRPKPQSKREKRKRKNKSKRGC; via the exons ATGGCGGACGAAGGCGAAGAAGAACAACCGATTGTTGGCCAACAGGCCCGAGGTCGCCACATAAAGAAGAGGGCTCTTAAGAACAAAGCTCTCTCTGTCACATTTGACGAGAAGGATCTAAG GAACTATGTGACTGGGTTTcacaagaggaagaagaaaaggagaaaGGAAGCCCAAAAGAAACAAGAGGAGGCACAAAGGCGAAAGCGTATTGAGGACCGCAAAAAG AGGAAATTAGAAAGAGAACTGGTTATATATGGTGGAGCTCCACCAGCAAATGGTTCAGCATCTGATGGAAGTGATGTCCCGGAGGAGGATGAAGATGGCGAGCCACTTGCATCCATTTCTG GGACTACTACCTATGACAATGGTGACACGAAAGTCACAGTAATGACAAGCGAGATCTCTCACGAGGAGGAAATCTATCCAAATGAAAAGACAGGGACAACTACAGTGCCCAAACTGATTGGAGCTGTTAGAGAGCACAATTTACCTGTAAAAAAGAAACCATTCAAGAGAGTAACCAAACACAAATCTCGACCTAAGCCCCAAagcaaaagagagaaaagaaagcgGAAGAACAAAAGCAAGAGGGGGTGCTAG